In Pseudomonas sp. p1(2021b), the genomic window CATGGCCAAGGGCACTTCACCGATTTCATCAAGAAACAGCGTGCCCCCATGGGCCGCTTCGGCCAGGCCGATCTTGCGCTGGGTCGCACCGGTAAATGCGCCTTTCTCGTAGCCGAACAGCTCGCTCTCGAACAACGACTCGGTAAGACCGGTGCAGTCCACTACCACCAGTGGGCCATTAGCCCGAGGGCTGCCCAAGTGCAAGGCACGTGCGAACAACTCCTTGCCAGTACCTGACTCACCCTGCAGCAGCACGGGGATCTGTGCCGGTGCGGCCCGCTGCAGGCTGGCGACAGCCGATTTGAACGCAGGAGCCCGACCGACCAGCCCTTGCTCTTGTGGCTGGGCGGAGGCCAGGGTAACGCTGGTCAGACGCTCGACGAACGCCACCACCCTGCCCTCGTCATCGAGGATCGGGCGCAGTTCTACATCCACATGCTCAGGGCCTCGAGGTGTGTGATGAATATGCAGCACGCGCTCCGGCATCTTGCTGTCCAGAGACTTGCGCAACGGGCAATGCTCGCCAGCCTGATCACAAGGCACAGCATAGTGATGCGAGACCCGGTGGCATTTCTGGCCGATGGGCGCGTGGTCCTGGCTGGCGAACTGACGACGATATGCGGCATTGGCGGCCAGGATGTTGTAGTCGGTGTCCAGCACGATGCTGGGTAGCACATCGTGTTCGAGATAGGACACCAGCGCGAGGATCGCGGGATGGGAAGCGGCTTGCATGACGGCACCAGATAAAGGACCAAGCGAGCGTAGCAAGGACTGCCAAACACTGCCATTGGCTGTCAGTCGACTGCCAGATGCTGTCACTTCTGACAGGCACATAGGGCCTATTGCCCGGGCTCAATTACAGGAAAAGCCCGCATTTATGGAGGGAGGAGGAGACGAAAACTGTGGCATGCATCTTGATAAAGCGCTTTGCACTGCCTAAGCCTTCAAGAAGGCCTGGTGGATAATGGGAGAGTGAAATGATCATCGGCAACAACCTTCATGTGGAAGCCTTGTTCGACAAGGCAACCTCGACCATCAGCTACCTGGTCATGGATGGCGAGACGCGCCAGTGCGCACTGATCGACAGCGTGCTGGACTACGACCCCAAATCCGGACGCACCAGCACCGAGTCGGCCGACCGCCTGATCGCTCTGGTCGAATCGTACGAGGCCAAGTTGCAGTGGATTCTCGAGACGCACGTTCACGCCGATCACCTGTCCGCCGCCGCCTATCTGAAGGGCCGGCTCGGTGGCACTATCGCCATCGGCGCGCAGATTACCCAGGTGCAAAAGACCTTCGGCACGCTGTTCAATGCCGAGCCCGGGTTCGCTCGTGACGGCAGCCAGTTCGATGTGTTGTTCGAGGATGAAGAAGGCTTCCGCATCGGCAACCTGAACGCCCGAGCGCTGCACACGCCTGGGCATACCCCGGCCTGCCTGAGCTACATGGTCGAGGATGCGGGCGAGATTGCCGTGTTCGTCGGCGATACCTTGTTCACGCCCGATTACGGCACCGCCCGTTGCGATTTCCCCGGCGCCAGCGCCCGTACCCTGTATCGGTCGATCCGTCGCTTGTTGGCCTTCCCTGACCACACCCGCCTGTTCATGTGCCACGACTACCTGCCGGGCGGTCGCGAGCTGTGCTACGTGACCACTGTCGCCGAGCAGCGTGCCGGCAATATTCATATCCATGAAGGTGTCAGCGAGGACAGTTTCGTCTCCATGCGAGAAGCCCGCGACGCCACCCTCGACATGCCTGTGCTGATCCTGCCTTCGGTACAGATCAACATGCGCAGTGGGCAATTCCCCGAGCCCGAAGCCAATGGCGTGAGCTATCTGAAAATCCCGCTGAACACGCTGTAAGCCCGCTGCATCCATAACGAGATTCAAGGAACACTGCCATGCCTGCCCTGCTGTCCCCTGCCGATACGTCCCGTGCCGACCATCACAAAGTGGTGATCGTCGGTGCCGGTGCTGCCGGTATCGCCACCGCCTCGAGCCTGATCGCCCGTGACCCTTCCCTGGACATCGCCCTGGTCGACCCAGCCGATGTGCACTATTACCAGCCTGGCTGGACCATGGTCGGCGCTGGTGTGTTCACGGCGCCGAGCACGGCTCGCACCATGGCCTCGATCATTCCCCGTGGGGTGTGCTGGATCAAGGCGCGGGTCGAAGGCTTCGACCCCCACGCGCAGTTGGTCACCTTGGAAGATGGTCGTGCCATCAGCTATGAGCAATTGGTGGTTTGCCCAGGCCTCAAGCTGGATTGGAGCGCCATCGAAGGGCTGAACGAAACCCTGGGCCGCAACGGCGTGACGTCCAATTACCGCTACGACCTGGCGCCTTATACCTGGCAATTGGTGCAAACGCTCAAACAAGGCCGCGCGCTGTTCACCCAGCCGCCGATGCCAATCAAGTGCGCGGGTGCGCCACAGAAGGCGCTGTACATGTCGTGTGACCACTGGTTGCGCCAAGGCTACCTGGGCACGATCAAGCCCAGCTTCTTCAACGCTGGCGCGGTGTTGTTCGGTGTTGCCGACTATGTGCCCGCGCTCATGGCCTATATCGACAAGTACGGCGTCGACCTCAACTATTCCCATCGCCTGGTAGCGGTGGATGGGCCGAACAAGCGCGCTACCTTCGTGCGCACGCTGCCAGACGGTAGCAGCGAAACCCGGGTCGAAGCCTTCGACATGCTCCATGTGGTGCCGCCACAGGTCGCGCCGGACTTCATTCGGCAAAGCCCGCTGGCCGACGCCGCCGGTTGGGTGGAGGTCGACCCGGCGACCCTGCGCCATCGCCGATTCGCCAATATCCACGCCCTGGGGGATGTCACCAACACCAGCAACGCCAAGACTGCCGCGGCTGCGCGCAAGCAGGCACCGGTGGTCGCCAACAACGTGCTGGTGGCCCTGGGGCGCTTGGCTACGCTGGCTCAATACGATGGCTACGGCTCCTGCCCATTGACGGTCGAGCGGGGCAAGATCGTGCTTGCGGAATTTACCTACGGCGGCAAGGTGGCGCCGAGTTTCCCCCGCTGGTTGCTTGACGGGCGCCAGCCCACG contains:
- a CDS encoding MBL fold metallo-hydrolase, which produces MIIGNNLHVEALFDKATSTISYLVMDGETRQCALIDSVLDYDPKSGRTSTESADRLIALVESYEAKLQWILETHVHADHLSAAAYLKGRLGGTIAIGAQITQVQKTFGTLFNAEPGFARDGSQFDVLFEDEEGFRIGNLNARALHTPGHTPACLSYMVEDAGEIAVFVGDTLFTPDYGTARCDFPGASARTLYRSIRRLLAFPDHTRLFMCHDYLPGGRELCYVTTVAEQRAGNIHIHEGVSEDSFVSMREARDATLDMPVLILPSVQINMRSGQFPEPEANGVSYLKIPLNTL
- a CDS encoding FAD/NAD(P)-binding oxidoreductase, translated to MPALLSPADTSRADHHKVVIVGAGAAGIATASSLIARDPSLDIALVDPADVHYYQPGWTMVGAGVFTAPSTARTMASIIPRGVCWIKARVEGFDPHAQLVTLEDGRAISYEQLVVCPGLKLDWSAIEGLNETLGRNGVTSNYRYDLAPYTWQLVQTLKQGRALFTQPPMPIKCAGAPQKALYMSCDHWLRQGYLGTIKPSFFNAGAVLFGVADYVPALMAYIDKYGVDLNYSHRLVAVDGPNKRATFVRTLPDGSSETRVEAFDMLHVVPPQVAPDFIRQSPLADAAGWVEVDPATLRHRRFANIHALGDVTNTSNAKTAAAARKQAPVVANNVLVALGRLATLAQYDGYGSCPLTVERGKIVLAEFTYGGKVAPSFPRWLLDGRQPTRLAWLLKARILPPLYWKGMLKGRELLARPQPLVVEAEQ
- a CDS encoding sigma-54 interaction domain-containing protein, which gives rise to MQAASHPAILALVSYLEHDVLPSIVLDTDYNILAANAAYRRQFASQDHAPIGQKCHRVSHHYAVPCDQAGEHCPLRKSLDSKMPERVLHIHHTPRGPEHVDVELRPILDDEGRVVAFVERLTSVTLASAQPQEQGLVGRAPAFKSAVASLQRAAPAQIPVLLQGESGTGKELFARALHLGSPRANGPLVVVDCTGLTESLFESELFGYEKGAFTGATQRKIGLAEAAHGGTLFLDEIGEVPLAMQVKLLRLIESGSFRPVGSTRTVHSDFRLVSATHKPLKQMAAEGSFREDLYYRISGFPIRLPALRERVEDLPLLCESLLQRMAGKQSPQMTVEALDRLSLHTFPGNIRELRNILERARLFADDGLIRPEHLPEDIYPAVEATVSRGRGHKEMADLIHALETFKGSRSELAEHLGMSERTLYRRLKALGL